The following is a genomic window from Geminicoccus roseus DSM 18922.
GTCGGGTGCCGCTGGCGTATTTCCTCGGCCTCAGCGCAGATTTCGGCCCTGAACTTGTGCTCACGTGCCACCGTTGCTTTTCGGCCATTGCTCACGCCATCTGCACGTTGCTTGGCGCCGCCCGCAGCATCCGAAGCGCTGATTAGCCAGAACCCTAGTCGACTGAAGGCAGCTCCAATCGCGATCGCTCGGCCGATGGCATTGTCCTCTTGCCCGGTTCGTCGCGACTCATCGAGATCATCGAGGCGCGCCTGCAGAGCTCGCAGATCACCTCGAAGATCGGGCCAATGTCCGGCTGGCCGGGGCACCTCTTCATAGGAAGCACATAGCTTCTCAATGGTGGACCTGATCACGCGGAGTGCGTTCTCACCCGCTTGGTCGGGATATTGGTTATGGTCCAGCATCGTGAGCGGCAGTCCGGATTCTGCGCGCTGGAGTGCGGATCGCTCAGTTTCGTCTAGGCAGCCCCACAACGTTTCAGCCTCGGCCCGTACTTTCGCCCTGCGCTCCTTGATCACTGTGCTCTCCCAGGGACCATTACCAAGGGATCTGACGGCTGAGGCCCAACATAGGTCACCCAAGCTTCCATTAGTGCCCGCCGTCGATCGAGTAGATCGCCCCGCGCATAGGCTGCCTCAGCCCTGTCCTTGATGGTGTGGGCGAGCGCCGCCTCGACCACCTCGCGCGGGAATTCGGTGGCGTCGCCGGCCCATGTCCTGAACGTCGCGCGGAACCCATGCGCAGTGATTGGTCGACCATCCTGGTCAGCCCAAACAGGCGGGTGCTCTCTTCCCTTGTCATTGGTCTTCGGCCCCTGCATGCGCCGCAGCAGCATCAAGAACGCCATCGACGAGAGCGGCGACTTCGGGCGCGGGCCGGGGAACACGTAATCGTCCGACTTCTTACGGAGCGGCGCCATCTGCTTCAGAATGGCGAGGGCAGCCGAAGAGAGTGCCACACGATGCTGCCTACCACTCTTCATGCGCTTGCCCGGGATCGTCCAGATGCCGTGCTCCTCGTCGATCTCATGCCACGTGGCACCCATCACCTCGTTGGTGCGTGCTGCCGTCAAGATCAGGAACTCCAGCGCCCGGGCGGCCGTGGCCGGACGCTTGCGGAGCTCGGCCATGAACGCCGGCAACTTGCGCCAGGGCAACGCCGGCTGGTTCTCGACGGGCTGTAGCTTGCGCACATTGGGCAAGGCATGGCGGAGATCGGCCAAGCGTGCCGGATTCGTCGCCTCGCGCAAGCCATCGGATGCGGCGAAGTCCAGTATCGTCTCGATCCGACCGCGCAGCCGGCTGGCGGTCTCCGGCGTCTTCGTCCAGATCGGCTCCAGGATCGCCAGCACGTCGGCGCGGTCGATCTGTGCAACGTCCTGCTTGCCGATCTGCGGATAGGCATAGGTGGCGAGCGTGTTCTTCCACTGCTGCCGGTGCTTGGGGTTGCGCCAGGTCGCCTCGTGCTTTGCGATGTAGCGCTCAGCTAGCACCTGGAACGATCGCTGCTCGGCGTCCTGAACCTGGCGAGCCAGAGCAGCGCGACCGACCTTGCGAGCCGTGATCGGATCCTCGCCCGAACGAAGCTTCTCCCGCGCCTCCGCAGCCGACTGACGAGCGGTGGCAAGAGAGACCTCTGGGTAACTCCCGAGCCCCATGTCGCGCTGCTTGGTGCCCAGCCGGTAGCGAAGCACCCAGCCTTTCCGCCCGTCGGGCCGGACAAGCAGGTAGAGGCCGTTGCCGTCGTTGTAGCGCCCCGGCTTGGTCTCTGATCTGGCTCGGACTGCCGACAGTTTCATGCCGAGAAATCTCCGCCAAACCCGATTGGTCCCTACGCTGGTCCCTATCTACCGGCTTGAACGGAGAGAAACAAGGTGACATGCCCAGACACGATGAAGCCGCTAACAGGCTGACGTGTTGAAGCTATCTCGGCTACCATCGAAAGGGGCTGGAACAGCCAGACACGGGGATAAGGAGGACTGTCCCTCCGCCAGCTACTTCATGCTAAGAAAATTTCTGTAATTTCAGTCTTAGGTGTGGGG
Proteins encoded in this region:
- a CDS encoding tyrosine-type recombinase/integrase; translation: MKLSAVRARSETKPGRYNDGNGLYLLVRPDGRKGWVLRYRLGTKQRDMGLGSYPEVSLATARQSAAEAREKLRSGEDPITARKVGRAALARQVQDAEQRSFQVLAERYIAKHEATWRNPKHRQQWKNTLATYAYPQIGKQDVAQIDRADVLAILEPIWTKTPETASRLRGRIETILDFAASDGLREATNPARLADLRHALPNVRKLQPVENQPALPWRKLPAFMAELRKRPATAARALEFLILTAARTNEVMGATWHEIDEEHGIWTIPGKRMKSGRQHRVALSSAALAILKQMAPLRKKSDDYVFPGPRPKSPLSSMAFLMLLRRMQGPKTNDKGREHPPVWADQDGRPITAHGFRATFRTWAGDATEFPREVVEAALAHTIKDRAEAAYARGDLLDRRRALMEAWVTYVGPQPSDPLVMVPGRAQ